The following coding sequences lie in one Streptomyces albofaciens JCM 4342 genomic window:
- a CDS encoding helix-turn-helix domain-containing protein — protein sequence MSTDYQQARIVLGARLRELRIEARLTVRELAERCEWAPSKVSKLENGKQTAKVTDLEQWAEGVGQPAAAAELKGRLRGLESTYRSWRRQLAGGHRAVQDSIGRQHEKTRMFQGFTGSVIPGLFQTPDYARHVLTRYAHLHGAVRDIEAGVQSRMRRQEGLYLPGKKYRVLVWEAALHVRICPIDVLRAQLDRLMSVNGLTGVSLGIVPLAANVDIAAGDDFWIHDGRLVIAESWHAEMWLDSAEDVALYLKVWDTLDSAAVYGQPAHRLISRARASLDLR from the coding sequence GTGAGCACTGACTACCAGCAAGCGCGAATCGTCCTCGGTGCGCGGCTGCGCGAGCTGCGCATCGAGGCCCGGCTCACCGTGCGGGAGCTGGCGGAACGCTGCGAGTGGGCACCGTCAAAAGTATCGAAGCTGGAGAACGGCAAGCAGACCGCCAAGGTCACCGACCTCGAACAGTGGGCCGAGGGGGTCGGCCAGCCCGCCGCGGCGGCCGAGCTGAAAGGCCGGCTGCGCGGACTGGAGTCAACGTACCGGTCGTGGCGCCGGCAACTGGCGGGCGGGCACCGGGCCGTGCAGGACTCCATCGGGCGCCAGCACGAGAAGACTCGCATGTTCCAGGGCTTCACCGGATCTGTGATCCCGGGACTTTTCCAGACGCCGGATTACGCACGCCACGTCCTCACGCGATACGCCCACCTTCACGGTGCGGTACGCGACATTGAGGCGGGGGTGCAATCCCGAATGCGTCGGCAAGAAGGCTTGTACCTCCCGGGGAAGAAATACCGCGTGCTGGTGTGGGAGGCGGCTCTGCATGTACGCATCTGTCCAATCGATGTACTGCGTGCCCAGCTTGACCGACTCATGTCGGTGAATGGATTGACTGGTGTATCGCTCGGGATCGTGCCGCTCGCTGCCAACGTGGACATAGCGGCCGGTGACGACTTCTGGATTCATGACGGGCGCCTGGTCATTGCCGAGTCGTGGCACGCCGAGATGTGGCTCGACTCGGCGGAGGATGTGGCCCTGTACCTCAAGGTGTGGGACACGCTCGATTCGGCTGCGGTGTACGGGCAGCCTGCGCACCGGCTCATCAGCCGTGCTCGTGCGTCACTCGACCTCAGATGA
- a CDS encoding DUF6879 family protein encodes MPDLVPFTEVTSLFDDFEHTAWRLESRRSYDSDRQTEEYRAFFKGQPVEEDLTDPYYVARRQQADEGKRFERVRVVDQPPTEGQRYLLHRARFNIAAGEDIRHLTRTTAERIGLPEQDFWLFDSRVLIIMHFDESDRMLGVERTEDPARVVEACQIRDAAWHHAVRHADFHPGG; translated from the coding sequence TTGCCGGACCTCGTCCCATTCACCGAAGTAACGTCGCTATTCGACGACTTCGAGCACACAGCTTGGCGCCTCGAATCCCGTCGCAGCTACGACTCCGACCGCCAGACCGAGGAATACCGGGCCTTCTTCAAAGGGCAGCCGGTCGAGGAAGACCTCACCGATCCCTATTACGTGGCACGCCGTCAACAGGCAGACGAGGGGAAGCGATTCGAGCGCGTTCGGGTCGTGGACCAGCCGCCGACGGAAGGGCAGCGGTACCTGCTGCATCGGGCGCGCTTCAACATCGCTGCGGGAGAGGACATCCGCCACCTCACCCGTACGACCGCAGAGCGCATTGGCCTACCCGAGCAGGACTTCTGGCTGTTCGACTCGCGCGTCCTGATCATCATGCACTTCGACGAGTCGGACCGGATGCTCGGTGTTGAGCGGACGGAAGACCCGGCCAGAGTGGTGGAGGCGTGCCAGATACGCGATGCTGCGTGGCACCATGCGGTGCGTCACGCGGACTTCCACCCGGGCGGGTAG
- a CDS encoding holin: MNTAAFWRATFERVIRTFAQSLLAVLGAGATGVIDAPWLGALSAAGLAAVLALLTAVAGSGGSTVGPGITESAVDRTPRLIP; this comes from the coding sequence ATGAACACTGCCGCCTTCTGGCGCGCGACCTTCGAGCGCGTCATCAGGACGTTTGCTCAGTCCCTGCTCGCCGTCCTCGGCGCCGGCGCGACCGGTGTCATCGACGCCCCGTGGCTCGGTGCTCTGTCGGCCGCCGGCCTCGCCGCGGTCCTGGCCCTGCTCACCGCCGTAGCCGGTAGCGGCGGCAGCACGGTCGGGCCCGGCATCACGGAGTCCGCGGTCGACCGCACGCCGAGACTCATCCCGTAG
- a CDS encoding phage distal tail protein, with translation MPSSEAIGRIQWGDLVFGPGTPYGVEALLGIDDLPDVRGDDTDRPAQHGTYSGPDFTGARVIQLGLAIRGDDPTHLRALKVALRAATQPGQTPAPLQLLDWDLLAYGKVRKRSIPYDAHYLWRVGEAAIEWYCPDPRLYGLTERTAATTAYSPSAGRRYPLKYPRSYGAAGSAGRITAINGGSSDAYPVLRIDGPVAAPVIEHAGGTLTFTAAAVLRQGEYLVIDTRTRAVLLMGSAPRRDWVQGKSRWPVLPPGPSDIAFRGAALPGAPGQSALLTVTWRDTSL, from the coding sequence GTGCCCTCGTCCGAGGCCATCGGCCGTATCCAGTGGGGCGACTTGGTGTTCGGCCCCGGCACGCCGTACGGCGTCGAGGCCCTGCTCGGCATCGACGACCTGCCGGACGTACGCGGCGACGACACCGACCGCCCGGCGCAGCACGGGACCTACTCGGGCCCGGACTTCACCGGGGCCCGTGTGATCCAACTCGGCCTGGCCATCCGCGGCGACGACCCGACGCACCTCCGCGCGCTGAAAGTCGCGTTGCGCGCCGCGACGCAGCCCGGCCAGACGCCGGCGCCGCTCCAGCTGCTCGACTGGGACCTCCTCGCGTACGGCAAGGTCAGGAAGCGCAGCATCCCGTACGACGCCCATTACCTGTGGCGTGTCGGTGAGGCCGCCATCGAGTGGTACTGCCCCGACCCTCGCCTGTACGGGCTGACAGAGCGGACCGCCGCGACGACCGCGTACAGCCCGTCGGCCGGCCGCCGGTACCCGCTGAAGTACCCGCGGTCGTACGGCGCCGCCGGGTCGGCGGGACGGATCACGGCGATCAACGGCGGCAGCAGCGACGCGTACCCGGTGCTGCGGATCGACGGGCCCGTCGCCGCTCCGGTCATCGAGCACGCCGGCGGGACCCTGACCTTCACGGCCGCGGCCGTGCTGCGGCAGGGCGAGTACTTGGTGATCGACACCCGTACCCGCGCGGTGCTGCTCATGGGCAGCGCGCCGCGCCGCGACTGGGTGCAGGGCAAGTCGCGGTGGCCGGTCCTGCCGCCTGGCCCGAGTGACATCGCCTTTCGTGGCGCGGCTCTGCCGGGCGCGCCTGGTCAGTCCGCTCTCCTCACCGTCACGTGGCGCGATACGAGCCTTTGA
- a CDS encoding phage tail protein: MPISRVTKLYAVEDAKIFPLLSDPAGGTPSYGAGIDVPGIKEMEISGDVEVKELRGDNGLLDSDAAISNVTVKYPHAKLSFDVLVALMSSTVTDSGTTPSQKSRWLMKQGAKPLPYKIEGKTPVSGGDIIGGDVHFSLFKCVMSSFPGLGFAEEDYRAIENEARCVPLASTGEWVDAVINETATPIVTAATP; the protein is encoded by the coding sequence ATGCCGATCAGCCGAGTGACCAAGCTCTACGCGGTCGAGGACGCAAAAATCTTCCCGCTGCTCTCCGACCCCGCTGGCGGCACGCCGTCGTACGGGGCAGGCATCGACGTGCCCGGCATCAAGGAGATGGAGATCTCCGGCGATGTCGAGGTCAAGGAACTGCGCGGCGACAACGGCCTGTTGGACAGCGACGCAGCGATCTCGAACGTTACGGTCAAGTACCCGCACGCGAAGCTCAGCTTCGATGTGCTGGTGGCGCTCATGTCCAGCACCGTCACCGACTCCGGGACCACCCCGTCGCAGAAGTCGCGGTGGCTGATGAAGCAGGGCGCCAAGCCCCTCCCGTACAAGATCGAGGGCAAGACGCCCGTAAGCGGCGGCGACATCATCGGCGGTGACGTGCACTTCAGCCTCTTCAAGTGCGTCATGTCGTCGTTCCCCGGCCTCGGGTTCGCCGAGGAGGACTACCGCGCCATCGAGAACGAGGCCCGGTGCGTGCCGCTGGCCAGCACGGGTGAGTGGGTCGACGCGGTGATCAACGAGACCGCGACGCCCATCGTCACCGCCGCCACCCCGTGA
- a CDS encoding HK97-gp10 family putative phage morphogenesis protein, with protein MARYFDTSASARINTRAYERGLRRYLGRMSDDVRKAVERTGTDVQNEARRLAPVDTGRLRSSIVARQTGGGRRVGYEVGTNVGYAAAVEYGTAPHVIVPKNRKALYWPGAAHPVGKVNHPGTAARPFLRPAIERTDFFFRFHMAGIRGGR; from the coding sequence ATGGCCCGGTACTTCGACACGTCCGCGTCCGCCCGAATCAACACCCGTGCGTACGAGCGGGGACTCAGGCGCTACCTCGGCCGCATGTCCGACGACGTGCGGAAGGCTGTCGAGCGCACGGGCACCGATGTGCAGAACGAGGCCCGGCGCCTCGCGCCGGTCGACACCGGGCGGCTCCGCTCCTCCATCGTCGCGCGGCAGACCGGCGGCGGTCGCCGCGTCGGCTACGAGGTCGGCACGAACGTGGGCTACGCGGCGGCGGTCGAGTACGGGACAGCGCCGCACGTCATCGTGCCGAAGAACCGCAAGGCTCTGTACTGGCCTGGCGCGGCGCACCCGGTCGGCAAGGTCAACCACCCCGGCACCGCCGCCCGCCCCTTCCTGCGGCCGGCGATCGAGCGCACCGACTTCTTCTTCCGCTTCCACATGGCCGGCATCCGGGGAGGCCGCTGA
- a CDS encoding phage major capsid protein, with protein MSTRAKPIGRRRDGRPIYPIKGAAPTLTEQRDEIVRLLQDDSYEGDLDELMKRADDIAAKIEQANNRESRLRALRAAALPAGDPDPQPQHRRTEPGQQPDDQGREHPVSVAEAFVRSEALRAFRERGLRGESSAVTYDYRDAPTGTVTTGNGVPAVPQRVPGQIPVNPDFPLLIANLLDRQTSSGNTLEYVRDTTGPVAGTGTWNKATVVPEGTMKPQSGPFSWDLITTSLKTCAHWVPITRQAADDDGQMMGYIQGRLTYGLEYNRDRQILNGNGTSEMQGILTTPGIGTYRPGVGSTDAKLITVRKARTQAELALYPPDSVVMNPLDWQDIQLDEDRNGQFRVITSVTDPSAPLRLWGLTVVTSVSMAAGTALLGGFRTGATLWERQGITILMSDSHADLFLANTLVILAECRANVAVHTPRAFVKITFAAATA; from the coding sequence ATGAGCACACGCGCGAAGCCCATCGGTCGCCGCCGCGACGGACGACCGATCTACCCCATCAAGGGCGCGGCCCCGACCCTCACCGAACAGCGCGACGAGATCGTCCGCCTCCTCCAGGACGACTCGTACGAGGGCGACCTCGACGAGCTGATGAAGCGCGCCGACGACATCGCCGCGAAGATCGAGCAGGCCAACAACCGGGAGTCCCGGCTGCGGGCCCTGCGCGCCGCCGCTCTCCCCGCCGGCGACCCCGACCCGCAGCCGCAGCACCGCCGCACCGAGCCGGGCCAGCAGCCCGACGACCAAGGCCGCGAACACCCGGTCAGCGTGGCCGAGGCGTTCGTACGCTCCGAGGCGCTGCGCGCCTTCCGTGAGCGCGGCCTGCGCGGCGAGTCCAGCGCCGTCACCTACGACTACCGCGACGCACCGACCGGAACGGTCACCACCGGCAACGGCGTGCCAGCCGTCCCGCAGCGCGTCCCCGGCCAGATCCCGGTCAACCCCGACTTCCCGCTCCTGATCGCCAACCTGCTCGACCGGCAGACCAGCAGCGGCAACACGCTGGAGTACGTACGCGACACGACCGGACCGGTCGCCGGTACCGGCACGTGGAACAAGGCCACTGTCGTGCCCGAGGGGACGATGAAGCCTCAGTCGGGCCCGTTCTCCTGGGACCTGATCACCACGTCGCTCAAGACGTGTGCGCACTGGGTGCCGATCACCCGGCAGGCCGCGGACGACGACGGTCAGATGATGGGTTACATCCAGGGCCGGTTGACGTACGGCCTGGAGTACAACAGGGATCGCCAGATCCTCAACGGCAACGGCACCAGCGAGATGCAGGGCATTCTGACCACGCCCGGCATCGGCACGTACCGACCCGGCGTCGGGTCGACGGACGCCAAATTGATCACCGTCCGCAAGGCCAGGACTCAGGCCGAACTGGCGCTGTACCCGCCGGACTCGGTCGTGATGAACCCGCTCGACTGGCAGGACATCCAGCTGGACGAGGACCGCAACGGTCAGTTCCGGGTGATCACGTCCGTCACGGACCCGAGCGCGCCGCTGCGTCTGTGGGGGCTGACCGTCGTCACCTCCGTCTCGATGGCCGCCGGCACCGCGTTGCTTGGCGGCTTCCGCACCGGGGCCACGCTGTGGGAGCGGCAGGGGATCACGATCCTGATGTCCGACTCGCACGCGGACCTGTTCCTCGCGAACACGCTGGTCATCCTCGCCGAGTGCCGCGCGAACGTCGCCGTCCACACCCCGCGCGCGTTCGTGAAAATCACCTTCGCCGCCGCCACCGCCTGA
- a CDS encoding HK97 family phage prohead protease codes for MTEIEFRAAVDIDLRAADADDGTFEGLACRYGVVDSYGTTFHQRVFRKGLKGQYAMLFMHSPMQPVGTFTAEERDDGLYISGRYDDTAAGRDARTMARSGSAPELSVGFVRTDLPDWDKLAEMDDDKRRDVMENIRSARLVEVSQITARMAAVPGSKLKTVRSALGALYEDIDAPAPSLDEQVRADRDRVVEEQRRARQRRAAALRLATVGGA; via the coding sequence ATGACCGAGATCGAATTCCGCGCGGCCGTCGACATCGACCTCCGCGCCGCCGACGCTGACGACGGCACGTTCGAGGGGCTGGCCTGCCGGTACGGCGTGGTCGATAGCTACGGCACCACCTTCCATCAGCGGGTGTTCCGTAAGGGCCTCAAGGGGCAGTACGCCATGCTGTTCATGCACTCCCCGATGCAGCCCGTCGGCACCTTCACCGCCGAGGAGCGCGACGACGGCCTGTACATCTCCGGCCGGTACGACGACACGGCCGCCGGCCGCGACGCACGCACCATGGCCCGCAGCGGCTCGGCGCCGGAGTTGTCCGTGGGTTTCGTGCGTACGGACCTGCCCGACTGGGACAAGCTCGCCGAGATGGATGACGACAAGCGCCGCGACGTGATGGAGAACATCCGGTCGGCCCGGCTCGTCGAGGTCAGCCAGATCACCGCGCGCATGGCCGCGGTGCCCGGCTCGAAGCTGAAGACGGTCCGCTCGGCGCTCGGCGCCTTGTACGAGGACATCGACGCCCCCGCTCCCTCTCTCGACGAGCAGGTCCGCGCCGACCGCGATCGGGTGGTCGAGGAGCAGCGCCGGGCCCGACAGCGGCGGGCGGCGGCGCTGCGTCTCGCCACGGTGGGAGGTGCGTGA